The genomic window GGGTGGGGGCGGCGGAATCCGGCCGCGCCCGCCTCAGTGCGCGCCGCCGCGCCGGACCGGGTTGCGGCTCAGGCCCTGCGGCCGCGCCGGAACGGATTGTGGCTCAGGCGGTGCGGCCCGGCCTCGGCAGTACGTCGGACGCCTGCGGTGCGTCGGGGAGGCTGATGCGCGCGTGCTTCTGGTGACGCGCGAGTTCGTCGAGGAGTGCGGTGAGCCGTTCTGTGTGGTGGCGGGTGAGGCGTCCGGTGTCGTCGAGGTGCACGGCGCAGGCGGTGGTGGTGTCGACGAGCCGTTCGAGGACGGCGGCGACCTCGTCGGTGCCCTCGGTGTGCCGGGCCAGGGCGGGCAGTTCGGCCCCGGAGAGAGCGATCGCGCTACGGGCCTGGGCGAGCGTGCGGTATGCCTCGCGGCGCAGCGTCCAGCGGGCGGCGCGGTCGTCGGACTCGCCGGGCAGGGCGGCGCCGACGGACACGGAAACGCCGTTCGGCGTGGACGCACCACTCGCTACGGACGGCCCGCGCGACCGGGAGATCCCCCTCGCCCCGGAGGTCCCCCTCGCCCCGGCGGCCTCGCGGGCCCCGGAGATCCCCCTCGCCCCGGTGGCCCCGCTGGGCCCGCGCGACTCGTTCAGGACGTGCGCGAGGTAGGCGTGCGCGGCCGTCCCCGCTTCCGTGAGCCGGGCGCGTACGCCCCCGCCGCGCTGCCCCTTCGGCATCGGCAGGTGGCCCACGATGAGGACGATGGCGCAGGCCAGCAGCGTCTCGGCGATGCGGCTCCAGGAGGCCAGGGGCTCGCCGCCGACCATGACGAGGGCGAGGACGAGGACGGTGACGACGGCGGTCTGGGCGGCGAAGTGCCGGGTGGCGACGGGGATGAGCGCCCCGCTGACCGCGACCAGCACGATGAGCCCTTCCGGCCGGGGCAGCACGGCCGCGAACCCGGCGAAGACCACGGCGCCGAGCACGGTCCCCGCGGCCCGGCACAGCACCCGGGACACGAGCGGCCCGAGGTCGGGCTTGACCAGGAAGACGGCGGTCGCGGGCAACCAGTACCAGTGCTCGTGGTGCAGCACCTGCGCCACGGCCGCGCTGGCCCCGAAGGACAGGGCGACCCGCAGCCCGTACTCCCGTCCGCCGGACCCGAGCGCGAGCCTCACGAGCGACCCGACGGTACGGCGGCGGGTGTGCAGGTCGTGTGCGCCGCCGCCCCGGTCGAAGGCCTCGGCGGCACGCAGGAGCGCGTCGTCGAGGGCGCGCAGCGCGGGCGCGGAGCGGGAGGGCGCGGGCAGTGGCCCGGTGGCGGTGTTGCCGCGCACGGCGGCGGCCAGCCGCCGGAGCCCCTCCGAGGCACGGCCGACGACGGCGTCCCCGGCCCACGCCAGCGCGGTCGCCGCCTCGGCGAGCGGCAGCGCGGCACTGTACTGGGCGTGCAGCCGCCGCTCGGCCGACGAACTGGCGTACCGCCGCAGCCGGGGCCCGGCGAGGGCGTCCTGGGCATGGTCGAGGGTCGCGGTCAGCGCGGCCCGCCGAGCGGTCGCGTCCGGGGTGCCGACGGCGTCCAGCAGCCCGGCGATCGCGTCGTACACCTCGGCGACGGCATCCCGCTCCCCGTCGAACCGGTAGTCACCGGCGGTGAGGACAGCGGGCGTGGGCAGGGCGAGGCGCAGGGCGAGCAGCCACCCGGCCCCGGCGAGGTAGCCGAGCGCCCGCTCCCACCCGGCCTCCGGCAAGGGCATCCCGGCCCCGATGGCGGCGGCGACCAGCAGCTGCGTCCCCGCCCCGGACGCC from Streptomyces sp. DSM 40750 includes these protein-coding regions:
- a CDS encoding FUSC family protein; amino-acid sequence: MSRPAALALPPWLAHALRAQRGPVPWNAVVRGALAGGPLLLVAVLAGRPSVGVVAALGAMLAGINDRPGSRRVAVRRLGVPALAGAAGLLVGTYAGQYVGAVVLTLLFTALGLLAGGMSAVGPVASGAGTQLLVAAAIGAGMPLPEAGWERALGYLAGAGWLLALRLALPTPAVLTAGDYRFDGERDAVAEVYDAIAGLLDAVGTPDATARRAALTATLDHAQDALAGPRLRRYASSSAERRLHAQYSAALPLAEAATALAWAGDAVVGRASEGLRRLAAAVRGNTATGPLPAPSRSAPALRALDDALLRAAEAFDRGGGAHDLHTRRRTVGSLVRLALGSGGREYGLRVALSFGASAAVAQVLHHEHWYWLPATAVFLVKPDLGPLVSRVLCRAAGTVLGAVVFAGFAAVLPRPEGLIVLVAVSGALIPVATRHFAAQTAVVTVLVLALVMVGGEPLASWSRIAETLLACAIVLIVGHLPMPKGQRGGGVRARLTEAGTAAHAYLAHVLNESRGPSGATGARGISGAREAAGARGTSGARGISRSRGPSVASGASTPNGVSVSVGAALPGESDDRAARWTLRREAYRTLAQARSAIALSGAELPALARHTEGTDEVAAVLERLVDTTTACAVHLDDTGRLTRHHTERLTALLDELARHQKHARISLPDAPQASDVLPRPGRTA